From the genome of Colwellia psychrerythraea 34H, one region includes:
- the uraD gene encoding 2-oxo-4-hydroxy-4-carboxy-5-ureidoimidazoline decarboxylase gives MILEDLNQLPAAEASHTFMQCCSASAWVKKMVTARPFSSELAIKKAADDAWQGLTEQDYFEAFEGHPKIGDVSSLRAKYANTKELAGNEQGLVKEANDDVLEVLSQGNSDYEKKFGFIFIVCATGKSAKQMSDLLQARLPNNKTQELVNAAEEQRKIFQLRIDKALAEG, from the coding sequence ATGATATTAGAAGATTTAAACCAATTACCTGCAGCGGAGGCTAGCCATACATTTATGCAGTGTTGCTCCGCAAGTGCTTGGGTAAAAAAAATGGTTACAGCGCGTCCATTTTCTTCTGAGCTAGCAATAAAAAAAGCCGCTGATGATGCGTGGCAAGGTTTAACTGAACAAGATTATTTTGAAGCCTTTGAAGGTCATCCAAAAATTGGTGATGTCAGTAGTTTACGTGCTAAGTATGCTAATACCAAAGAATTGGCAGGTAACGAGCAAGGTTTAGTTAAAGAAGCAAATGACGATGTACTTGAAGTACTTTCTCAAGGTAACAGCGACTATGAAAAAAAATTTGGCTTTATTTTTATTGTTTGTGCAACCGGAAAAAGTGCTAAACAAATGTCTGATTTATTACAGGCACGTCTACCAAATAATAAAACGCAAGAGCTTGTTAATGCCGCTGAAGAGCAACGTAAAATATTTCAACTACGCATTGATAAAGCATTAGCTGAAGGCTAG
- the uraH gene encoding hydroxyisourate hydrolase, with protein sequence MSQITTHILDTTRGLPAKNVPITLFAQDGEGWKEVNGGVTNEDGRLPGLLAVDETLAAGVYRMHFATAVYFKANNEAGFYPYVDIVFEIDASGTHYHIPLLLTAYGYSTYRGS encoded by the coding sequence ATGAGCCAAATTACTACCCATATACTTGATACTACCCGTGGATTACCCGCGAAGAATGTACCTATCACCTTGTTTGCTCAAGACGGTGAAGGTTGGAAAGAAGTCAATGGTGGTGTCACCAATGAAGACGGACGTTTACCCGGTTTATTGGCTGTTGACGAAACATTAGCAGCGGGTGTTTACCGTATGCATTTTGCTACCGCGGTTTATTTTAAAGCCAACAACGAAGCAGGGTTTTACCCATACGTTGATATCGTTTTTGAAATCGATGCCAGCGGCACGCATTACCACATTCCATTATTGCTAACCGCATATGGATACTCTACTTATCGCGGTAGCTAA
- a CDS encoding ureidoglycolate lyase → MTSKIINVVPQELTAENFSAYGDVISVSESAEHFAINDGHTMRYHDLAEVDVAEQQGKTLINIFRSTPLAFPLPIEMMERHPLGSQAFIPKGKQPYVVVVAPAGELDTSKIKVFLASSEQGVNYHKGTWHHFCLALNEVSDFLVVDRGGEGDNCDVEKLDGSLVISLAAK, encoded by the coding sequence ATGACCAGTAAAATCATTAATGTTGTACCCCAAGAGCTAACGGCAGAGAATTTCTCAGCTTATGGGGATGTAATTTCGGTGTCCGAAAGTGCTGAACATTTCGCCATTAATGATGGCCATACTATGCGTTATCACGATCTTGCCGAGGTTGATGTTGCCGAGCAACAGGGCAAAACCCTGATTAATATTTTTCGTTCTACCCCGCTGGCTTTTCCTTTACCAATAGAAATGATGGAGCGTCATCCATTAGGTAGCCAAGCGTTTATCCCTAAAGGCAAGCAACCTTATGTAGTGGTTGTTGCGCCAGCAGGTGAACTTGATACCAGCAAAATAAAAGTGTTTTTAGCCAGCAGTGAACAAGGGGTAAATTACCATAAAGGTACTTGGCATCACTTTTGTTTAGCGCTCAATGAAGTGAGTGACTTTCTCGTAGTCGATCGCGGCGGAGAAGGTGATAACTGTGATGTTGAAAAACTCGACGGTTCACTGGTGATCTCATTAGCAGCTAAGTAA
- the guaD gene encoding guanine deaminase, with amino-acid sequence MSNNTANTSSTSEAISKATSTGRKAYRGEVLHFLADPAKVSEEESYQYFEDGLLVINHGLVEAVGNAKDLLKTLPADVVVTQYDNGLIMPGFIDTHVHYAQSEMVASYGEQLLEWLENYTFPEEKKFADLEHGKRVAEFFLSQLLDAGTTTALVFGTVHKESVEAFFTVAQQKKLRMICGKVLMNQNCPDDLSDTVESGYADSKALIEKWHNTDRLQYAVTPRFAPTCSTEQLNKAGELLKEYPSVYLHTHLSENKDEIAWVSELFPDSDGYLDVYDKSSLLGRRSVFAHGVHLHDHECQRLSETNSAIAFCPTSNLFLGSGCFNLKQAEEFDVNVGLGTDIGAGSSFSMLTTLNEGYKTQQLRGDKLSPYKSLYLATLGGAIALDLEGTIGNFIQGAEADFIVLDYQATPLMDVRIKRCTTLTEKLFVLSMLGDDRHVKATHIMGEKV; translated from the coding sequence ATGTCGAACAACACTGCAAACACTTCTTCAACGAGTGAAGCAATAAGTAAAGCTACAAGTACCGGCCGCAAAGCATATCGTGGCGAAGTACTACACTTTTTAGCGGATCCTGCCAAAGTATCAGAAGAAGAGAGTTATCAGTACTTTGAAGATGGACTATTAGTCATCAACCATGGCTTAGTTGAAGCCGTCGGTAACGCCAAGGATTTACTGAAAACGTTACCCGCCGACGTTGTCGTTACCCAATATGACAATGGCCTAATCATGCCTGGTTTTATTGATACGCATGTACATTATGCACAATCCGAAATGGTCGCTTCTTACGGCGAACAATTACTCGAGTGGTTAGAAAACTATACCTTCCCTGAAGAAAAAAAATTTGCTGATCTTGAACACGGTAAACGTGTTGCTGAATTTTTCTTAAGCCAATTATTAGATGCTGGTACCACCACAGCATTGGTCTTTGGCACAGTACATAAAGAATCTGTTGAAGCTTTTTTTACCGTCGCTCAACAGAAAAAATTACGCATGATTTGCGGTAAAGTGTTGATGAATCAAAACTGTCCTGATGATTTATCAGATACCGTTGAATCAGGTTACGCCGACAGTAAAGCGCTCATTGAAAAATGGCATAACACTGACAGATTACAATATGCGGTAACGCCACGTTTTGCACCGACTTGCTCAACGGAACAACTGAATAAAGCCGGTGAGTTATTAAAAGAATATCCTAGTGTTTATTTACATACCCATTTATCTGAAAACAAAGATGAAATTGCATGGGTGAGTGAATTATTCCCTGACAGTGACGGTTACCTTGATGTGTACGATAAAAGCAGTCTATTAGGTCGCCGTAGTGTTTTTGCTCACGGTGTACATTTGCACGATCATGAGTGTCAGCGCTTAAGTGAGACCAATTCAGCCATTGCTTTTTGCCCAACCTCAAACTTATTTTTAGGTAGCGGTTGTTTCAACTTAAAGCAAGCTGAAGAATTTGATGTGAATGTCGGCTTAGGTACTGATATTGGTGCCGGTAGCAGTTTCTCTATGTTAACCACACTCAACGAAGGTTATAAAACTCAGCAATTACGTGGTGATAAATTAAGCCCCTACAAATCATTATATTTAGCGACCTTAGGGGGCGCTATTGCCTTAGATTTAGAAGGGACTATTGGTAACTTTATTCAAGGCGCTGAAGCTGACTTTATCGTGCTTGATTATCAAGCAACACCTTTAATGGATGTACGCATCAAACGCTGTACAACCTTAACTGAAAAATTATTCGTGTTGAGCATGCTAGGTGACGATAGACACGTTAAAGCGACGCACATCATGGGCGAAAAAGTTTAA
- a CDS encoding urate hydroxylase PuuD has protein sequence MDPYITEWLNLIIRFAHLIVGIAWIGASFYFVWLDNHLEKPPEAKAEKGISGDLWAIHGGGFYEVAKYKLAPPKMPTTLHWFKWEAYTTWITGFLLLSLMFYVGAESYLIDPRVKDLTQWQAIGLGLGSIVIGVGSYELLVRTKLKDHGLVLAVILFAIATVLSYGLTQVFSARGAYMHMGAILGTIMAGNVFFGIMPSQRALVKAVEEGATPDSKYGLNAKLRSTHNTYITLPVLFIMISNHYPITYNHSANWLVLMAIILITAAVRQYFVLRHFGQQKPMVLVSSIIATIVLAYAIAPKTVELSAEQKQQGVSNAQVQHIIETRCSACHSEAPTDDVFKSPQGGVIFSDMASIKQWAPRIEARVVNSKDMPFMNKTQMTEEERLTLSLWLSKDKDQNKG, from the coding sequence ATGGACCCGTATATTACTGAGTGGTTAAACCTAATCATTCGCTTCGCACATCTTATCGTTGGTATCGCTTGGATCGGTGCTTCATTTTACTTTGTTTGGTTAGATAACCATCTTGAAAAACCACCCGAAGCAAAAGCTGAAAAAGGCATTTCTGGTGATCTTTGGGCCATTCACGGTGGTGGCTTCTATGAAGTAGCAAAATATAAATTAGCGCCACCTAAAATGCCAACCACATTGCATTGGTTTAAGTGGGAAGCTTACACCACTTGGATCACAGGTTTCTTACTACTCTCGCTTATGTTTTATGTTGGCGCTGAATCTTACCTCATTGACCCGCGCGTAAAAGATTTAACCCAGTGGCAAGCTATTGGCTTAGGACTAGGCTCGATTGTTATTGGTGTGGGTAGTTATGAGTTATTAGTACGCACAAAGCTTAAAGACCATGGTTTAGTATTAGCCGTTATTTTATTCGCTATTGCGACAGTTTTATCTTACGGATTAACCCAAGTCTTTAGTGCCCGTGGTGCTTACATGCATATGGGTGCAATCTTAGGTACTATCATGGCTGGCAATGTGTTTTTCGGCATTATGCCATCACAACGCGCCTTAGTTAAAGCGGTAGAAGAAGGTGCTACTCCTGACTCTAAATATGGCCTTAATGCCAAGTTACGCTCAACGCACAACACCTATATCACCTTACCCGTGTTGTTCATTATGATTTCAAATCACTACCCAATTACCTATAACCATAGTGCAAATTGGTTAGTACTAATGGCCATCATATTAATCACTGCAGCCGTACGTCAGTATTTTGTTTTACGTCATTTTGGCCAACAAAAACCTATGGTATTAGTGAGCTCTATTATTGCCACTATCGTGCTTGCCTACGCTATTGCCCCCAAGACAGTTGAACTCTCCGCTGAGCAAAAACAGCAAGGTGTTAGTAATGCGCAAGTCCAACATATTATTGAAACCCGTTGTAGTGCCTGTCATTCAGAAGCACCAACTGATGATGTATTTAAATCTCCTCAAGGTGGCGTTATTTTTTCAGACATGGCTTCTATCAAACAATGGGCACCGAGAATTGAAGCTCGTGTTGTCAACTCCAAAGACATGCCGTTTATGAACAAAACCCAAATGACTGAGGAAGAACGTCTAACGCTATCACTTTGGTTAAGCAAAGATAAAGACCAAAATAAAGGATAA
- a CDS encoding malate synthase G: protein MKQRTIKHGYKVAGCLYNLVNHEVLPGLNIHADDFWNSVAEVLAEFTPRNQQLLATRANLQAHIDVWHTDPANQPFNQQRYELFLKEIGYLVTEKADFTISTQNVDDEVALIAGPQLVVPLMNARFSLNAANARWGSLYDALYGTDVIGDDNGAKQTKDFNPIRGRRVQAYARRFLDETLPLTRGSHIDAVKYHIVKKAFTVTLFTGEQVQLKEAQQFVGYKGSTAAPSILLCRHNGLHIEIQIDKDNVVGKTDAAAVKDVVLESALSTIQDCEDSIAAVDASDKTSVYRNWLGLMKGDLAEIIQKGSRTITRTLNHDRNYLSPDQKEITLPGRSLQFIRNVGHLMTTNAIVTAKNEKVPEGIVDGLITSLISLHDLKGTSKFKNSKQGSIYIVKPKMHGPEEVAFSHDLFSAIERHLGLAQNTIKMGIMDEERRTSANLKECIRAAQTRLAFINTGFLDRTGDEIHTSMHAGAMAQKALMKDEPWITAYENRNVRIGLQAGLQGKAQIGKGMWAIPDQMSEMVKSKIAHPKSGANCAWVPSPTAATLHVMHYHKVNVQEIQSAMQAEFSLPGTIDDLSELLTIPLLKNQTELSTAAIQKELDNNIQGLLGYVVRWVNQGIGCSKVPDIDNIARMEDRATLRISSQHVCNWLHHGVISDSQVLESLQRMAEVVDQQNAADSSYIAIGTDFGESIAFKAAKDLIFQGKEQPSGYTEPLLHQRRQEVKAMY from the coding sequence ATGAAGCAAAGAACAATCAAGCACGGTTATAAAGTTGCAGGCTGCTTGTATAATTTAGTCAACCATGAAGTATTACCGGGTCTTAACATTCATGCCGATGACTTTTGGAATTCTGTTGCTGAGGTGTTAGCTGAGTTTACTCCGCGTAATCAACAGCTATTAGCGACAAGAGCTAATTTACAAGCGCATATTGATGTTTGGCATACTGATCCCGCCAATCAGCCTTTTAACCAACAGCGCTATGAGTTGTTTTTAAAAGAAATAGGATATTTGGTCACCGAGAAAGCAGATTTTACTATCTCTACTCAAAATGTTGATGATGAGGTTGCCCTTATTGCGGGCCCTCAACTGGTAGTGCCCTTGATGAATGCACGATTTTCCCTTAATGCCGCGAACGCACGATGGGGTAGCTTGTATGACGCTTTATATGGTACCGATGTTATTGGTGACGATAATGGCGCGAAACAGACTAAAGATTTCAATCCTATTCGCGGACGTAGAGTGCAAGCATACGCGCGCAGATTTTTAGATGAAACTTTACCGTTAACCCGTGGTAGTCATATTGATGCGGTGAAGTACCATATCGTCAAAAAAGCCTTTACTGTGACCCTTTTCACTGGTGAACAAGTGCAGTTAAAAGAGGCACAACAGTTTGTTGGCTACAAAGGATCTACCGCTGCTCCCTCTATCCTACTTTGCCGTCATAATGGTCTACACATTGAGATCCAAATAGATAAAGACAATGTTGTCGGCAAGACCGATGCCGCTGCTGTTAAAGATGTAGTATTAGAGTCGGCGTTAAGTACTATTCAAGACTGTGAAGACTCTATTGCCGCGGTAGATGCCTCGGACAAAACCTCGGTTTATCGTAACTGGTTAGGTTTAATGAAAGGCGACCTTGCTGAGATTATTCAAAAAGGCAGTAGAACCATCACCCGTACCTTAAACCATGACCGCAACTATTTATCGCCTGACCAGAAAGAAATCACCCTGCCAGGAAGAAGCCTGCAATTCATTCGTAATGTAGGTCACTTAATGACCACAAATGCTATTGTCACAGCAAAGAATGAAAAAGTACCTGAAGGCATTGTTGATGGCCTCATCACCAGTTTAATTTCACTGCACGATTTAAAGGGCACCTCGAAATTCAAAAACTCTAAACAAGGCAGTATTTACATTGTAAAACCTAAAATGCATGGCCCTGAAGAAGTTGCCTTTAGCCATGATTTGTTTAGTGCCATTGAACGTCATTTGGGCTTAGCCCAAAACACCATAAAAATGGGTATCATGGATGAAGAACGTCGCACTTCTGCCAATTTAAAAGAGTGTATACGCGCCGCACAAACACGCCTTGCGTTCATTAACACTGGCTTTTTAGACCGCACCGGTGATGAAATTCATACCAGTATGCATGCGGGCGCTATGGCTCAAAAAGCCTTGATGAAAGATGAACCCTGGATAACAGCCTATGAAAATAGAAATGTAAGAATTGGTTTGCAAGCAGGCCTGCAAGGTAAAGCGCAAATTGGTAAAGGCATGTGGGCAATACCGGATCAAATGTCGGAAATGGTTAAAAGTAAAATAGCCCATCCAAAATCGGGGGCAAATTGTGCTTGGGTTCCCTCGCCAACTGCCGCTACGTTACACGTAATGCATTACCACAAAGTCAATGTTCAAGAGATTCAAAGTGCCATGCAAGCCGAGTTTTCTTTACCGGGAACTATTGATGATTTAAGTGAGTTATTGACTATCCCTTTACTTAAAAATCAAACCGAATTATCAACAGCGGCAATTCAAAAAGAACTAGACAATAACATTCAAGGTTTATTGGGGTATGTGGTTCGTTGGGTGAATCAAGGCATTGGTTGCTCCAAAGTACCTGATATCGACAATATAGCCCGCATGGAAGATAGAGCAACCTTACGAATATCAAGTCAACATGTTTGCAACTGGCTTCATCATGGTGTGATCAGTGACAGCCAAGTACTTGAATCACTACAGCGCATGGCTGAAGTTGTTGATCAACAAAATGCTGCCGATAGCAGCTACATTGCTATTGGGACAGATTTTGGGGAAAGTATTGCTTTTAAAGCTGCCAAGGATCTTATTTTCCAAGGCAAAGAGCAGCCAAGCGGCTATACCGAACCGTTATTACACCAAAGACGCCAAGAAGTTAAAGCCATGTACTAA
- a CDS encoding TetR/AcrR family transcriptional regulator → MSVKKESVGQVRQRNVALILTAAKTEFVTHGFKGASIKRIAERANIPRANIHYYFDDKTDLYQQLLTEIIVSWNTSFDTLSIDDDPKTILTAYIHEKIMHAKHDPDGSKIFASEVIHGAPILKDYLHTEFKQWLDEKITIIETWIKQGQIDVINPHHLLFLIWSSTQHYADFNVQVLAGFGKEAMNDDDFDDVIQSLTSIILKGCGLS, encoded by the coding sequence GTGTCGGTAAAAAAAGAATCTGTAGGGCAAGTTCGCCAAAGAAATGTTGCACTTATTTTAACAGCGGCCAAAACAGAGTTTGTTACACATGGCTTTAAAGGTGCGTCAATTAAACGCATCGCTGAACGTGCAAATATTCCTCGAGCAAATATCCATTATTATTTCGATGACAAAACTGATCTTTATCAGCAATTACTCACTGAAATAATTGTCAGCTGGAATACTAGTTTCGATACCTTAAGCATTGATGATGATCCTAAAACAATTCTTACTGCTTATATTCATGAAAAAATCATGCATGCCAAACATGATCCTGATGGATCAAAAATATTTGCCAGTGAAGTCATTCATGGCGCGCCTATTCTTAAAGACTATTTGCATACTGAATTTAAGCAATGGTTAGATGAAAAAATCACCATCATTGAAACCTGGATTAAACAAGGTCAAATAGATGTAATCAACCCACATCACTTGTTATTCCTTATTTGGAGTTCCACCCAGCATTATGCTGACTTTAATGTGCAGGTATTGGCTGGTTTTGGTAAAGAGGCAATGAACGATGATGATTTTGATGATGTAATCCAGTCACTGACTTCAATTATCCTAAAAGGCTGCGGTTTATCTTAA
- a CDS encoding CBS domain-containing protein, with the protein MKIEEIMSEEVTCIDLDDRLSVVRELFIKHKFHHLMVTDSKNQLVAVISERDYLKATNSNIELPTANEKDLAMLNKRVHQIVSKKLVAIKQFSPFSEAIKTFHDTGMSCLPVINSNNQPVGVITSRDIIKWLYSKVNSPKS; encoded by the coding sequence ATGAAAATTGAAGAGATAATGAGTGAAGAAGTCACTTGTATAGATTTAGATGACAGATTATCTGTTGTTAGAGAACTATTCATTAAGCATAAGTTTCACCATTTAATGGTTACGGATAGTAAAAATCAACTAGTAGCTGTTATTTCTGAAAGAGATTATTTAAAAGCGACCAATTCAAATATAGAATTACCCACAGCTAATGAAAAAGATTTGGCGATGTTAAACAAACGCGTTCATCAAATTGTCTCGAAAAAATTAGTCGCCATTAAACAATTCAGTCCTTTTAGTGAAGCAATAAAGACCTTTCATGATACTGGCATGTCTTGTCTTCCTGTAATCAATAGCAATAACCAGCCTGTCGGAGTTATCACCTCTCGAGATATAATTAAGTGGTTATATAGTAAAGTTAACTCACCTAAATCTTAA
- a CDS encoding pyridoxal-phosphate-dependent aminotransferase family protein translates to MTFKSFNPPQRILMGPGPSDVSARVLSALARPTIGHLDPLFISMMDEVKTLLQYAFQTKNEFTIALSAPGSAGMEACFVNLVEAGDKVIVCRNGVFGDRMIQNVTRIGAEAVVVDSPWGRAVETHKVKAALHDHPDAKFLAFVHAETSTGALSDAKALCKMAQEHDCLTIVDAVTSLGGVELKVDEWGIDAIYSGTQKCMSCVPGISPLSFSPKAVAVVQNRKTQIQSWFLDQTLVMGYWSGEGKRSYHHTAPVNSLYALHEALVMLHDEGLENSWARHKEQHEVLAKGLKELGIEFIVPEEERLPQLNAIYIPDGADDAKIRDYLLEHYNLEIGAGLGAFAGKAWRIGLMGHAAKSENVALCLSALKDALHQ, encoded by the coding sequence ATGACATTTAAATCATTCAACCCACCACAAAGAATTTTAATGGGCCCTGGGCCTTCAGATGTAAGTGCACGAGTATTGTCTGCATTGGCTAGGCCAACGATTGGTCATCTAGACCCGTTATTTATCAGTATGATGGATGAAGTAAAAACGCTACTTCAATACGCTTTTCAAACCAAAAATGAATTCACTATCGCCTTATCAGCACCGGGCTCTGCAGGGATGGAAGCCTGTTTTGTAAACCTAGTTGAAGCGGGCGACAAAGTGATTGTTTGTCGCAATGGTGTTTTTGGTGACCGTATGATTCAGAACGTTACCAGAATAGGTGCAGAGGCCGTGGTTGTTGACTCTCCTTGGGGGCGTGCAGTTGAAACTCATAAGGTAAAAGCTGCGTTACATGACCATCCTGATGCTAAATTCTTAGCCTTTGTTCATGCAGAAACGTCAACGGGGGCGCTTTCAGATGCCAAAGCCCTATGTAAAATGGCGCAAGAGCATGATTGTTTAACGATTGTTGATGCAGTGACATCATTAGGAGGTGTAGAGCTGAAAGTGGATGAATGGGGCATAGACGCTATCTATTCGGGTACACAAAAATGTATGTCTTGTGTACCAGGCATATCGCCTCTTTCCTTTAGCCCTAAGGCTGTAGCAGTAGTTCAAAATCGTAAAACTCAAATACAAAGTTGGTTCTTAGATCAAACCTTAGTGATGGGCTATTGGTCTGGTGAAGGTAAGCGTAGTTACCACCATACCGCTCCAGTAAACTCTTTATATGCCTTACATGAAGCCTTAGTAATGCTTCATGATGAAGGCTTAGAAAATAGCTGGGCACGCCATAAAGAACAACATGAAGTATTAGCTAAAGGACTGAAAGAATTAGGTATTGAGTTCATCGTACCGGAAGAAGAGCGCTTACCTCAATTAAACGCTATCTACATTCCTGATGGTGCTGATGATGCTAAAATACGTGATTACTTATTAGAGCACTACAACCTTGAAATAGGTGCTGGTTTAGGTGCTTTTGCTGGTAAAGCATGGCGAATAGGTCTTATGGGACATGCGGCTAAAAGCGAGAATGTTGCCTTATGTTTATCGGCTTTAAAAGACGCGTTACACCAATAA
- a CDS encoding outer membrane protein OmpK — MKISVPLTALALTVALNAPMVSAEIWGNTEVQLQALGELERVGTGGTADTTIITFQHAGGWEYGDNFFFMDYSRYSVNNDANFPVADSSELYGEWYSNFSLGAISGNDLSFGPVKDIGVVAGFNFAPEVDSAWVLPGVRFALDLPGFAFAQIDVTGYIHQGGGSADSPVFTVVDEDSSFMVDFAWAYPFKIGSTSWSIEGHLEYIDGRTQVNNFGTTELESWILFQPQIRLDLGEVLGQKAQRLFVGIEYQYWKNKLGEKGTDDNAAQLLAVWRF; from the coding sequence ATGAAAATTTCAGTACCACTTACCGCCCTTGCATTAACCGTTGCGTTAAATGCACCAATGGTTTCAGCAGAGATCTGGGGAAATACAGAAGTACAATTACAAGCACTAGGTGAATTAGAACGAGTAGGTACCGGTGGCACCGCTGACACTACCATCATCACCTTCCAACATGCTGGTGGCTGGGAATATGGCGATAACTTCTTCTTTATGGATTATTCTCGTTACTCAGTAAATAACGATGCTAACTTCCCGGTAGCAGATTCAAGCGAGCTATACGGCGAGTGGTATTCAAACTTTAGCTTGGGCGCAATTAGCGGTAATGATCTTAGCTTTGGTCCAGTAAAAGATATTGGTGTTGTTGCTGGTTTTAACTTCGCCCCTGAAGTAGACAGCGCTTGGGTATTACCTGGTGTTAGATTCGCCTTAGATTTACCAGGTTTTGCTTTTGCACAAATTGATGTGACTGGTTATATCCATCAAGGCGGCGGCAGTGCAGATTCCCCTGTCTTTACCGTGGTTGATGAAGACTCTAGTTTTATGGTTGATTTTGCTTGGGCATATCCCTTTAAAATTGGTTCAACAAGCTGGAGCATCGAAGGTCATCTAGAATACATTGACGGCCGCACTCAAGTGAATAACTTTGGTACTACAGAGCTAGAATCATGGATTTTATTTCAACCACAAATTCGCTTAGATTTAGGTGAAGTATTAGGACAAAAAGCACAGCGTTTATTCGTTGGTATTGAATACCAATACTGGAAAAATAAACTAGGTGAGAAAGGTACTGATGATAATGCTGCACAGCTTCTTGCTGTATGGCGTTTCTAA
- a CDS encoding malic enzyme-like NAD(P)-binding protein has product MSDFKQAALDYHALPTAGKIAIAITTPAETSADLSLAYSPGVAEPCREIAKNPDDVYKYTGKGNTVAVISNGTAVLGLGNLGPMASKPVMEGKALLFKRFADINSFDIEVTHRTPEEFINTVAAIADSFGGINLEDIKAPECFIIEKALNERCKIPVFHDDQHGTAIVTAAAMINALEIQNKKIEQADIVCLGAGAAAIACMELLIQCGAIREKIYMLDTKGVIHTRRDDLSEYKTRFANNTDKRTLDDVIEGADVFLGVSGPNLLNTEQLKKMADNPVVFACSNPDPEIKPELAHSVRSDLIMATGRSDYPNQVNNVLCFPFIFRGALDVRARKINNEMKIAAVHAIRELAKQDVPKSVLKASNEKELSFGKGYIIPRPMDPRLCKNVALAVAKAAVDSGVAALPLPDNYMNDT; this is encoded by the coding sequence ATGTCTGATTTTAAACAAGCAGCACTGGATTATCACGCCTTGCCAACGGCTGGGAAAATTGCCATTGCTATCACAACACCCGCCGAAACCAGTGCTGATTTATCGCTCGCTTATAGTCCTGGAGTCGCTGAACCTTGTCGAGAAATAGCCAAAAATCCTGATGATGTCTATAAATACACAGGTAAAGGTAATACCGTTGCCGTTATCTCAAACGGTACTGCTGTTTTAGGTTTAGGTAATTTAGGGCCAATGGCCTCTAAGCCAGTAATGGAGGGTAAAGCATTATTGTTTAAACGCTTTGCTGACATTAATTCATTCGATATTGAAGTAACGCATAGAACACCTGAAGAGTTCATCAATACGGTCGCTGCTATCGCGGATAGTTTTGGTGGTATTAACTTAGAAGATATCAAAGCACCTGAGTGTTTTATAATTGAAAAAGCACTAAATGAGCGTTGTAAAATACCGGTGTTTCATGATGACCAGCACGGGACTGCTATCGTGACGGCGGCTGCCATGATTAATGCCTTAGAAATACAAAATAAGAAAATTGAACAAGCTGATATCGTTTGTTTAGGTGCCGGTGCGGCTGCGATTGCCTGTATGGAGTTGCTGATCCAATGTGGCGCAATTCGTGAAAAAATATATATGCTCGACACGAAAGGGGTTATCCATACTCGCCGTGATGATTTATCTGAATATAAAACCCGTTTTGCCAATAACACCGACAAACGAACTTTAGATGATGTTATTGAAGGCGCTGATGTTTTTCTTGGTGTTTCTGGCCCTAACTTGCTTAACACAGAGCAGTTAAAGAAAATGGCAGACAACCCAGTTGTGTTTGCGTGTTCTAACCCAGATCCTGAAATAAAACCTGAACTAGCACACAGTGTTAGAAGTGATTTAATTATGGCGACCGGTCGCTCTGATTATCCAAATCAAGTGAACAATGTTCTATGTTTCCCCTTTATTTTCCGCGGTGCTTTAGATGTACGAGCGCGTAAGATTAATAACGAAATGAAAATAGCTGCGGTCCATGCAATTAGAGAACTAGCCAAGCAAGACGTGCCGAAAAGTGTTTTAAAAGCAAGTAATGAAAAGGAATTGTCCTTTGGGAAAGGTTACATCATTCCTCGCCCAATGGATCCAAGGTTATGCAAAAATGTTGCCTTAGCAGTTGCTAAAGCTGCGGTTGATTCAGGCGTTGCTGCTTTACCTTTGCCTGATAACTATATGAATGATACTTAA